In the genome of Plasmodium falciparum 3D7 genome assembly, chromosome: 2, one region contains:
- a CDS encoding 6-cysteine protein P230p, giving the protein MFIYLFIYLFFKMDKKRTFYYLFFFFTFLVYVLYFDNIKSVLRSSTKKKKKKKICKSTFYVHEESEEIKSWLRNSNERDKGKKFFIFERLIKERKYICVNKYKRNNKLKWIYKNTYEKTKNICDDYNILFKCIKGIIYDKNKETFFETFFENFWDNIFYMNKYIFNIYYYMFDYTKKVKKKIEGIKENMNIRHNNNYNNIFYVHKFFLFNDDEEKKKRNDDIKINIKLHNNTRKLSVSEENVELKPYIKQGERNETVVNLYEYFTGGVKRSNNNNEIVVTSTEQFHRIVIICFKPTVKHSHIITSPHDALNHIVEENDKIKLSEEIYSIPFYPIYGNLGLKNVITTGIVEFMIPYFSRTQMNFTVTCANGEMNDLYKFEDLIKIRIRIPRNTKKILGLSTNEKDKTVFERIVDNTSNEYRFKSYNNKIVGIKLENSILDPPGCFKTVYEDDKILQLEVFLQYVKCINLDRDNYKIRFFFLPEDFGDEEIEFSCKFTYKKKTSKIIFGLGETSVDKDIFYLEDEHVKLNINQDISGDEPYYSHLNYNGIPYNICNFQYKSEYDSQVCERTIHEFSLFIYNCDTLVGTQIQTTEPITSVKYLNSTYPINKFSDITLLSKDIDIEGLEEAFRNSKFFLTSYINHGPFPLIIECVISNSNKDYQNVYILLHLRTSIKNRSVSFCDFEKVQGYNYLNNYIDGKICNINITSNSVFGFRCPSNSIKEPKDCFSQVYIDKKVYKLNDKLSNKLILYSMKQENLAIAGFNNYISNSFSFECYCIDKNQTYSSYERTSGEDIFNHIVKRIHVHYKNYDELYDYNIHDKITYEPIMKNPPITYLCDFLNKKQILQPLNNKTKNYICTIWYPKPLNYIALNCPTNRRDEQNDQTISEVYNSLQKDLLKPTGIEQQIDQKKKELNLLFNKRNIYSNLYHLPKNAPKRTINKNGLNIVNIDEIIPGILIKDVINMKLEDVIKPDLLTPTSFLHKTYNTNKSYLFSTRNKSTSVFNTPSIYTPLTHTSFSISPKSVPLTKSRIEETHSSSNTYEQYIGKRNSIENGFFIFQLPPYLKKNQTIEFACINDSTIKNKNVGNNGIMTIHLKSFGNPIEGCYFYKNSAKYNYLKKSIKIDDLKKEECTIRSDGEIEFVGIMCPYENNLYLTPSSCFLKTYDNTDNLVELLDINENFEYYSNDKGISYLKIPQEFLNHVHLFCYCNVDKDSVSDTNVLVKKENKISLELNYSNKGFNIIKTIDYQYEADILIGYSYYFKRVTPIYRKKHICDFTTEDNSLEPESEDKMIYSCYLSLENNLNFIEVKCPKNKKSSNSEWLFKYGTFDKSSEIMEDDENIKKYEHMKYMPEDKDEIIYLFKKQKLEDILPGVIIFDKNRYFFEKGNFSFVTPLIVKEDVTIKLLCDNSETKIDDKIGKKGIILIKIPQHITDKKFYGCDFSGDSNKKSSFYYTSVYDLKTQNQYCEVKLKENIIISLNCPNGNINPNNCFNNVFLKTNMNEQIHEKIQNIFDQVKVINTKSHVLLNSSSTFLIISKITKKELNFFCTCHHNETKNVGTIYIKNEDIINFSKAYNKESSILQYIDVTPYYLKDTYICDFTQNHYSISFDTSVNVQNVLERYLKILSDLYNTHEEFTYFSIHLKLKKEIMKKKYIDYLKKKINEYKEKETSDKIKRVTLSTNDNINTILVYRCNIDLGSFDKFKIKCPSKLNEEEVENNKLYPNLIYSSNLGLDETDMLNGLTKLLYGSVLINKTEKNVSFFEKGELELIISPYTDSSKNIIFSCENVPRNLSKGIIGSASIFIKKNDNKILGCDFIDTPSTLSSASTLESSYGSHASSPLSSSHHVLHNDNQGHDVHMINHIDISNKKNSFEFEIELIEGKNTYCNIEAIENDIVGFSCPYNFLTTPSDCFESIQIEGVDKELETHKLEKLLKGVKILNNDIYKYNFTPSYIILPKKIKKSLKIFCRCNSVKLIKTGIIQINIVGDDLNNWFKKEITHNIFAYQKMDYFYDFSKGPTNISSENVLGISTMSLMSSNKKVSRKKNHKEENRTQQNVYKEIENDHKNINENVNKYDNLPVTLLSSDEGDGYQADEDIGGEDDAEDVDGEGDDEDDNILNPLRTKQVYDIIVAASEFSKIEVVCPLRNSSQFRQSKISPENFFEYVYVLEDKNDDKRKRSIEENEKLVKAILEGKKNIDGHIINIEDINNKKSSKNASVEYDDMGNKIFISIISEKPKAVIGDNISSSRSSVHISNNIMNSSFQSNIHPDPITSDTTTSEYEQYNSYFKDILVIKNINEVISFANIKIDINEQTYSSSLHIPPLILKDAEFLISCDNSLTLNENTRGKTATVKIKVKSNFLKIYGCDFVGEFSTHFLFSKKWDDIPKNYICKINIQDDMLIGLACPSFTKLHPPDCFENIIVNQNVYKKNIIMETKNMFFYKQNDKPILSFVHVKKILVETFLCKCYQVTKADYKEVTIQILYEPYVMGTPKYTLEKSIIQYRYANLKPPLHI; this is encoded by the coding sequence atgtttatttatttatttatttatttatttttcaaaatggACAAGAAAAggacattttattatttgttcttcttttttacttTCCTTGTCTACGTTTTGTACtttgataatattaagaGTGTGTTGAGAAgtagtacaaaaaaaaaaaagaaaaaaaaaatttgtaaaTCGACCTTTTATGTTCATGAAGAGagtgaagaaataaaatcatGGCTAAGGAATAGTAATGAGAGAGATAAGGggaaaaaattttttatatttgaaagATTGATAAAGgagagaaaatatatatgtgtaaataaatacaaaagaaataataaattaaaatggaTTTATAAGAACACATATGAGAAGACAAAGAATATATgtgatgattataatattttgtttaaatgtataaaaggaataatttatgataaaaataaagaaactTTTTTTGAAAccttttttgaaaatttttgggataatatattttatatgaataaatatatttttaatatatactattatatgtttgattatacaaaaaaggtaaaaaagaaaatagaaGGAATTAaggaaaatatgaatattagacataataataattataataatatattttatgttcataaattttttttatttaatgatgatgaagagaaaaaaaaaagaaatgatgatataaaaattaatataaaactacataataatacaagAAAATTGTCCGTCAGCGAAGAAAATGTTGAATTAAAaccatatataaaacaaggagaaagaaatgaaacagttgtaaatttatatgaatattttacaGGAGGTGTAAAGagatcaaataataataatgaaattgTGGTAACGTCTACAGAACAATTTCATCGTATTgttataatttgttttaaaCCTACTGTAAAACATTCACATATCATTACTAGTCCACATGATGCTTTAAATCATATAgtagaagaaaatgataaaataaaattatctgaagaaatatattcaatTCCTTTTTATCCAATATATGGGAATTTAGGTTTAAAGAATGTTATAACAACAGGTATTGTTGAATTTATGATTCCATATTTTTCTAGAACCCAAATGAATTTTACAGTAACTTGTGCAAACGGTGAAATGAATGATTTGTATAAATTTGaagatttaataaaaataagaatacgTATACCTAGAAataccaaaaaaatattaggaCTAAGTACcaatgaaaaagataaaacGGTATTTGAAAGGATAGTAGATAATACATCAAATGAATATCGATTTaaaagttataataataaaattgtaGGAATAAAATTAGAGAATTCTATTTTAGATCCTCCTGGATGTTTTAAAACAGTATATGaagatgataaaatattacaactAGAAGTATTTTTACAATATGTCAAATGTATTAATCTAGATAgggataattataaaatacgttttttttttcttcctgaAGATTTTGGAGATGAAGAAATAGAATTTAGTTGTAAATttacttataaaaaaaaaacaagcaAAATCATATTTGGATTAGGAGAAACAAGTGTtgataaagatatattttatttagaaGATGAACatgttaaattaaatattaatcaaGATATAAGTGGAGATGAACCATATTATAGTCATCTTAATTATAATGGTAtaccatataatatttgtaattttCAATATAAATCTGAATACGATTCACAAGTTTGTGAAAGAACTATACAtgaattttctttatttatttataattgtgATACTCTTGTGGGTACACAAATACAAACGACTGAACCTATAACATCTGTCAAATATTTAAACTCAACTTAtccaataaataaatttagtGATATTACTTTATTAAGTAAAGATATAGATATAGAAGGATTAGAGGAAGCTTTTCGTaattcaaaattttttttaacttcatatataaatcatgGTCCATTCCCTTTAATTATAGAATGTGTTATATCTAATTCAAATAAGGATTatcaaaatgtatatattcttcTGCATTTAAGAACaagtataaaaaatagaagTGTATCATTTTGCGATTTTGAAAAAGTACAGggatataattatttaaataattatattgatGGTAagatatgtaatataaatattacatcTAATTCAGTCTTTGGTTTTAGATGCCCATCTAATAGTATAAAAGAACCCAAAGATTGTTTTTCACAagtatatatagataaaaaagtatataaattaaatgataaattatcgaataaattaatattatattctatGAAACAAGAAAATCTTGCTATAGCTggttttaataattatatttcgAACTCTTTTTCATTTGAATGTTATTGTATAGATAAGAATCAAACCTATTCTTCTTATGAACGTACATCAGGAGAAGATATATTTAATCATATTGTAAAAAGAATACATgttcattataaaaattatgatgaactttatgattataatatacatgatAAAATCACATATGAACCTATTATGAAAAACCCACCTATCACATATTTATGTGACTTCttaaacaaaaaacaaatattacaacctttaaataataaaaccaaaaattatatatgtactatATGGTATCCAAAAcctttaaattatatagCACTAAACTGCCCAACTAATCGAAGGGATGAACAAAACGATCAAACCATCTCAGAagtatataattctttacaAAAAGATTTATTAAAACCAACTGGAATCGAACAACAAATcgatcaaaaaaaaaaagaactaaatttgttatttaacaaaagaaatatttattctAATCTGTATCATTTACCAAAAAATGCTCCTAAACGtactataaataaaaatggttTAAATATTGTAAATATTGATGAAATAATACCAGGGATTCTAATTAAAGATGTCATTAATATGAAACTTGAAGATGTAATCAAACCTGATCTATTAACACCCACGAGCTTTTTAcacaaaacatataatacaaaCAAATCATATCTTTTCTCAACACGAAATAAATCAACATCTGTATTTAATACACCATCTATATATACACCATTAACACACACAAGCTTTTCTATATCTCCAAAATCGGTGCCTCTTACCAAATCTAGGATCGAAGAAACACATAGTAGTAGCAATACATACGAACAATATATAGGAAAAAGAAACAGTATAGAAAATGGATTCTTCATATTTCAACTACCtccatatttaaaaaagaatcaGACAATAGAATTTGCATGCATTAATGATAgcacaataaaaaataagaatgtAGGAAATAACGGCATTATGACTATACATTTAAAATCTTTTGGGAATCCAATAGAAggttgttatttttataagaattctgctaaatataattatttaaaaaaaagtataaaaataGATGATCTAAAAAAAGAAGAGTGTACTATAAGAAGCGATGGAGAAATTGAATTTGTAGGTATTATGTGtccatatgaaaataatttatatttaacacCTTCAAgttgttttttaaaaacatatgATAATACAGATAATTTAGTTGAATTATTAGATATCAATGAAaattttgaatattattCTAATGATAAAGgtatatcatatttaaaaattccTCAAGAATTTCTTAATcatgttcatttattttgttattgtAATGTTGATAAGGATAGTGTTTCAGATACTAATGTTCTtgtgaaaaaagaaaataaaataagtttagaattaaattattcaaataaaggttttaatattatcaaaacAATTGATTATCAATATGAAGCTGATATACTCATAggatattcatattattttaagaGGGTAACACCTATTTATcgaaaaaaacatatatgtgATTTTACTACCGAAGATAATTCTTTAGAACCAGAAAGTGAAGATAAAATGATATACTCATGTTATTTATCTTtggaaaataatttaaattttatagaAGTGAAATgtccaaaaaataaaaaaagttcTAATTCAGAATGGTTATTTAAATATGGGACCTTTGACAAATCGTCAGAAATAATggaagatgatgaaaatataaaaaaatatgaacacaTGAAATATATGCCAGAAGATAAggatgaaataatatatttatttaaaaaacaaaaacttGAAGATATATTACCAGGTGTAATtatatttgataaaaatagatatttttttgaaaaaggaaatttttcttttgtgaCACCATTAATTGTTAAAGAAGATGTTactattaaattattatgtgaTAATTCAGAGACCAAAATTGATGATAAAATAGGTAAGAAGggtattattcttattaaaatACCACAACATATTACAGATAAGAAATTTTATGGTTGTGATTTTTCAGGTGATTCCAATAAAAAAtcatcattttattatacatcTGTTTATGATTTAAAAACACAAAATCAATATTGTGAAgttaaattaaaagaaaatattattataagttTAAATTGTCCTAATGGGAATATTAATCCAAATAATTGTTTtaataatgtttttttaaaaacaaatatgaaCGAACAAATACatgaaaaaatacaaaatatatttgatcaAGTTAAAGTTATTAATACTAAATCAcatgtattattaaatagttcatctacatttttaattatatccaAAATTAccaaaaaagaattaaattttttttgtacatgTCATCATAATGAAACAAAAAATGTTGgaaccatatatataaaaaatgaagatattatTAACTTTTCAAAagcatataataaagaatcaagtatattacaatatatagaTGTTACACcgtattatttaaaagatacatatatttgtGATTTTACACAAAATCATTATTCCATATCTTTTGATACTTCGGTAAATGTACAAAATGTTTTAGAaagatatttaaaaatattatcagaTCTTTATAATACACATGAagaatttacatattttagtattcatttaaaattaaaaaaagaaattatgaaaaaaaaatatatagattatttaaaaaaaaaaattaatgaatataaagaaaaagaaactTCGGATAAAATCAAACGTGTAACGCTCTCAACAAacgataatataaatactatATTAGTATATAGATGTAATATAGATCTAGGTTCTTTTGATAAATTCAAAATCAAATGTCCAAGCAAACTTAATGAAGAAGAagtagaaaataataaattatatccTAATCTAATATATAGTTCTAATTTAGGACTAGATGAAACAGATATGTTAAATGGATTAaccaaattattatatggttctgttttaataaataaaacagaaaaaaacgTTTCCTTCTTTGAAAAAGGAGAATTAGAATTAATAATTTCTCCATATACTGATTcatcaaaaaatattattttctcatGTGAAAATGTTCCTAGAAATCTATCAAAAGGAATTATAGGTTCTGcatctatttttattaaaaaaaatgataacaaaATTTTAGGTTGTGATTTTATAGACACACCATCAACATTATCGTCAGCTTCAACGTTAGAATCATCTTATGGATCACATGCATCCTCACCTTTATCATCATCTCATCATGTATTACATAATGATAATCAAGGTCATGATGTACATATGATAAACCATATAGATATTTCCAACAAGAAAAATTCATTCGAATTCGAAATTGAACTTATTGaaggaaaaaatacatattgtAATATCGAAGCTATAGAAAATGATATTGTCGGATTTAGCTGCCCCTACAATTTTCTTACAACACCAAGTGATTGTTTTGAATCTATACAAATTGAAGGAGTGGATAAAGAATTAGAAACACATAAGttagaaaaattattaaaaggtgttaaaatattaaataatgatatatataaatataatttcacaccttcatatattattttgcccaaaaaaattaaaaaatcacTCAAAATTTTTTGTAGATGTAATTctgtaaaattaataaaaacagGTATTATTCAAATTAATATTGTAGGAGACGATCTAAATAATTggtttaaaaaagaaattacaCATAACATATTTGCATATCAAAAAAtggattatttttatgatttttcAAAAGGACCAACAAATATAAGCTCTGAAAATGTGCTAGGCATATCTACAATGTCTCTTATGTCTTCAAACAAAAAAGtatcaagaaaaaaaaatcacaAGGAGGAAAATAGGACACAACAAAATGTTTATAAAGAAATTGAAAAcgatcataaaaatataaacgaaaatgtaaataagtACGATAATTTGCCTGTTACCTTATTGTCAAGTGATGAGGGTGATGGTTACCAGGCTGATGAAGACATCGGGGGGGAGGATGATGCTGAAGATGTCGACGGGGAGggtgatgatgaagatgataatattcTTAACCCTCTTAGAACTAAACAAGTATACGATATAATCGTAGCTGCTTCAGAGTTTAGTAAAATCGAAGTTGTGTGCCCCTTAAGAAATTCTTCTCAATTCAGACAATCCAAAATTAGTCCTGAGAATTTTTTTGAGTATGTTTATGTATTagaagataaaaatgatgataaaagaAAGAGGAGTATAGAAGAAAACGAAAAATTAGTTAAAGCAATACTtgaagggaaaaaaaatatagatggacatataataaatatagaagatataaataataaaaagagtTCAAAAAATGCATCAGTAGAATATGATGATATgggaaataaaatatttatatctataatTTCAGAAAAACCTAAAGCTGTTATAGGAGATAATATATCATCTAGTCGTTCTTCTGTACAcatatcaaataatattatgaatagtTCATTTCAAAGTAATATTCATCCTGATCCTATTACTTCAGATACTACCACATCAGAATATGAGCAATATAATAGTTattttaaagatatattagttataaaaaatataaatgaagttATATCTTTtgcaaatataaaaatagatataaatGAACAAACATATTCAAGTTCATTACATATACCACctcttattttaaaagatgcAGAATTTCTAATTTCATGTGATAATTCTTTAACgttaaatgaaaatacacGTGGGAAAACAGCTactgtaaaaataaaagttaaatcgaattttttaaaaatatatggatgTGATTTTGTAGGGGAATTTTCAACTCATTTCTTATTTAGCAAAAAATGGGATGATAtaccaaaaaattatatatgtaaaattaatatacaaGATGATATGTTAATAGGTTTAGCTTGTCCAAGTTTTACAAAATTACATCCACCAGATTGTTTTGAAAATATCATTGTAAACcaaaatgtttataaaaaaaatattatcatggaaacaaaaaatatgttcttttataaacaaaatgataaaCCTATCTTATCATTTGTTCATGTGAAAAAAATACTAGTAGaaacatttttatgtaaatgTTATCAAGTAACCAAGGCAGATTATAAAGAGGTAACTATACAAATATTGTACGAGCCTTATGTAATGGGAACACCTAAATATACTTTGGAAAAAtctataatacaatataggTATGCTAATTTGAAGCCACCACtccacatataa